TCAGTCCCTGGATGTAACGACCGAATGCACGGAACATTTCTTCGTTCTTATCTTTGCGTGGATCTCCGATGATAACCGTCTTTCCTCCACCAAGGTTCAGGCCAGCAGCCGCATTCTTGTACGTCATACCTTTGGCTAGGCGAAGTGCATCCTCGATTGCCGCTTCTTCTGATTCGTACGTCCACATACGCGTTCCACCAAGGGCAGGTCCAAGTGTTGTATCATGGATGGCGATGATCGCTTTCAAGCCTGAAGCTTCATCCTGACAGAATACTAATTGCTCATAATCATATTGTTCCATATAGCTGAAAATTTTCATTGTTATTTCCCCCTAGATATTAATAAATGGTTTTTGTTTAATCATTTTTATTTGAAGCAGAGCATATAGCGAGCGCCAGAGAATACAGTTTACTCTCTGCACTATCCGCCCTGGATGTTAATACAATCGGTGCTTTTGCCCCGGCAATGACTGCCCCGACCTTTGCTTTCGCAAAATAAATCAAGGACTTATACAATGCATTACCTGTTTCAATGTTCGGGACAAGAAGAATATCCGCCTGTCCGGCTACCTCGCCTTTGATCCCCTTATGTTCTGCAGCATGGAGCGATACTGCATTATCAAGGGCTAGCGGTCCATCTACCACACAATCTCTGATTTGCCCCCGCTGATTCATCATCGTCAGGGACGCGGCATCAACCGTTGACTGCATGGCCGGGTTCACTACTTCTACTGCTGCAAGTGGTGCCACTTTCGGCTGAACAACCCCGATCGAACGGGCCACTCCGACTGCATTTTCAATAATTTGTGCCTTTTGCTGCAAATCAGGGGCGATGTTCATGGCTGCATCCGTAATGAATGTAAGCCTGTCAAAACCTGCAACCTCAAAAGCTGCCACATGGGATAATACACTGCCTGTACGGAGCCCCCACTCTTTATTTAAAACAGCCTTTAATATGACTGCTGTAGGGACATTCCCTTTCATCAGCGCACCAGCTTCATTTTCCTTGACCGCCTTCACGGCCAATTCCGCTGCTTTTTGCGGTGAAAATGCATGCTTGATGATGATATTGCTGTCGTTTATGAGGTGCGGTGCAACTTCTTTCAGTATGGAAGTGATTTCTTCCTTGTCTCCATATAAAAGAAAGCTGGCCATCTTTTTTTCAACCGCCATCGCGACCGCTCCGAGTACTTCCTTATCTTCTGCAGCCGCAACAGCTACAGTGGAATGTTCGATTTGGGTTGCTTTTTCCACTAAAGATTGTAGATTCATGTATGTTGGTTCAACCCCTTTTTTCTTTTATTTTCGACTCCATTAAACATTATGCAAGAAGTATGCCAACTTTAAAATCATTGGAAACGCTTTATCTTCATATCTTCCGCCATGAAAAATGTTTCACACTATGCAAAATATTTCATGCTATTTATTTCATGCCTGCAATATCAATTTGATATTTCTCTATTTTGTAGTACAAATTTCGCACAGACACATTCAATGCTTTGGCAGTGGCCGTTTTGTTACCTTTATTCTGCTCTAAAACCTTTTGAATTATATTCTTTTCAAAGTGCTCCACCTGGGCAGCAAGATCACCGGGCACTTCTGGTGACACTGGTTCAGACACAGACTTGACTGGGTTTGCAGCATTTATAAGTTGAGGTAAATGCTTATCATCGATGTTCACTTCGTTATATTCCATGAAGATGATCGCCCTGCCAAGGACATTTTCAAGCTCCCTCACATTGCCTGGCCAATGGTAGTTCATCAATTTGTTCATGGCGGCCTCCGTGATTCCTTCCACATTCCGGCCATAGTCTTGATTGATTTTGGCAATGAGCGCTTCAGAGATCTTTGGAATATCCGATTTCCTTTGCCTGAGAGGCGGGATTTGAATGGGCATTCGGTTGAGGCGGTAATATAGATCTTCTCTGAATGAGCCATCTGCCATGCCTTTTTCCAGATTTACATTCGTTGCCGCAATGACTCTCACGTTGATCGGGATGGATTTCGTACCGCCTACACGGACGATTTCATGCTCCTGCAGGACCCTGAGCAGCTTTGCCTGGGTATTGGCACTGAGCTCCCCTATTTCATCAAGAAAGATACTCCCATTATTCGCTTCTTCAAATAATCCCCGCTTGCCTCCGCGCTTCGCCCCGGAAAAGGCTCCTTCTTCATAGCCGAATAACTCACTTTCGAGCAGGTTTTCAGATAATGCAGCACAGTTAACCCTCAGGAACTTGTTGAATTTCCGGTCACTCGCATTATGTATGGCGTGGGCAAATAACTCTTTCCCAGTCCCTGATTCTCCCCGTAGAAGGACCGTTGCAGGGGTTTTTGCCCCTAATTTCGCCTGTTCGACGGCAATCATCATTTCCTCCGAGTCGCCTATGATATCTTCAAACATATATTTCGCTTCAAGGGTGCGGATGATCCTCCTTGCCCGGTCCAACTCCTGTGTCAGGGATTGAATTTCGGACATATCGTGGATGACACCCACACTTCCTTTCAGCTTGTTATTCACAATGATCGGCGCTACATTGACGATGACTTCTTTCCGTTTAGGGCCTACCCTCATCCTGGTCCCCCGGATTGCGCGCCTTGTCTGGAGCACTTTCAGATGGATACTTTCCCCCTCTGAAATGTCTGTTGTCGCCGGCTTCCCGATGACCTGCTCCTGCGTGAGCCCGGTGATCCTTGTGTAAGCAGGGTTGATGAGGATTCCCTTTCCCTCTTCATCTACAACAGATATCGCATCATCGCTTGAGTGGATGATGGCTTCAAGCATTGTCTGGATTTCTTTGAGATTGGTGATCTCTTCTGCAAGATTCACCACTTCGGTAATATCTTTAAATACTGAAAATGCTCCGATGATTTCATCACGGTCAGTGATCATCGGAATCCGGTTGGAAATGATTTTCAAACCATTCTCCAATACAACCTCCTGGTGGATCTCTGTTCGTCTT
The nucleotide sequence above comes from Bacillus sp. KH172YL63. Encoded proteins:
- the yqiS gene encoding phosphate butyryltransferase, whose translation is MNLQSLVEKATQIEHSTVAVAAAEDKEVLGAVAMAVEKKMASFLLYGDKEEITSILKEVAPHLINDSNIIIKHAFSPQKAAELAVKAVKENEAGALMKGNVPTAVILKAVLNKEWGLRTGSVLSHVAAFEVAGFDRLTFITDAAMNIAPDLQQKAQIIENAVGVARSIGVVQPKVAPLAAVEVVNPAMQSTVDAASLTMMNQRGQIRDCVVDGPLALDNAVSLHAAEHKGIKGEVAGQADILLVPNIETGNALYKSLIYFAKAKVGAVIAGAKAPIVLTSRADSAESKLYSLALAICSASNKND
- a CDS encoding sigma 54-interacting transcriptional regulator; the encoded protein is MQEVLIVGGGKGGTAILQILHEVSVMKVIAVVDINENASGMGMAKELGIPTGKDWRPFLSDSVDIVIEVTGDQRVFESIRDERGKNTVLIPGSVAFLISKLLEDKEDLIHQLTSESFKRDLIFNSTDDGMVGIDDQGIVMLFNKSAERMIGKNSEDVIGLHISDVIPESRLTTTIETRRTEIHQEVVLENGLKIISNRIPMITDRDEIIGAFSVFKDITEVVNLAEEITNLKEIQTMLEAIIHSSDDAISVVDEEGKGILINPAYTRITGLTQEQVIGKPATTDISEGESIHLKVLQTRRAIRGTRMRVGPKRKEVIVNVAPIIVNNKLKGSVGVIHDMSEIQSLTQELDRARRIIRTLEAKYMFEDIIGDSEEMMIAVEQAKLGAKTPATVLLRGESGTGKELFAHAIHNASDRKFNKFLRVNCAALSENLLESELFGYEEGAFSGAKRGGKRGLFEEANNGSIFLDEIGELSANTQAKLLRVLQEHEIVRVGGTKSIPINVRVIAATNVNLEKGMADGSFREDLYYRLNRMPIQIPPLRQRKSDIPKISEALIAKINQDYGRNVEGITEAAMNKLMNYHWPGNVRELENVLGRAIIFMEYNEVNIDDKHLPQLINAANPVKSVSEPVSPEVPGDLAAQVEHFEKNIIQKVLEQNKGNKTATAKALNVSVRNLYYKIEKYQIDIAGMK